One genomic window of Gossypium hirsutum isolate 1008001.06 chromosome D11, Gossypium_hirsutum_v2.1, whole genome shotgun sequence includes the following:
- the LOC107927181 gene encoding transcription factor bHLH149, producing the protein MAPSLLPPTTHSFSSFFLLRFCNYPQHFELSMASFIQNLHSSPQTSSQFTKLKKTRATPSPSFHPSQWATQHQQQIYASKLFQALRHSPPTFSSFDAKQVRETADRVLAVAAKGTMHWSRAILSAAGAKIRKKHKKAKVIADRRLRRSSEINKGKKKSTVVERKLKVLRRLVPGCRKLSSYSNVLDEARDYIAALEMQVRSMTAVAEFLGGGGIVRAPPPAYRLGSNVDS; encoded by the coding sequence ATGGCACCTTCACTCCTCCCTCCAACTACACACTCTTTCAGCTCATTCTTTCTACTTCGTTTCTGCAATTACCCCCAACATTTTGAACTTTCTATGGCTTCTTTCATACAAAACCTCCATTCCAGCCCTCAAACCTCTTCACAGTTCACTAAACTGAAGAAAACAAGGGCAACGCCGTCACCTTCTTTTCATCCAAGCCAATGGGCAACACAGCACCAGCAACAGATCTACGCCTCCAAGCTCTTCCAAGCTCTCCGTCATTCTCCTCCGACCTTCTCTTCCTTCGATGCCAAACAAGTCCGCGAAACGGCGGACAGAGTGCTGGCCGTCGCCGCTAAGGGAACAATGCATTGGAGCAGAGCCATTCTAAGTGCTGCCGGCGCCAAGATCAGGAAGAAACATAAGAAAGCGAAGGTCATCGCCGATCGAAGGTTGAGGAGATCATCGGAGATTAACAAAGGGAAGAAGAAATCGACGGTCGTTGAAAGGAAGCTGAAGGTTTTGAGACGGCTTGTTCCCGGTTGCCGTAAGCTATCTTCTTACTCGAACGTTCTAGATGAAGCTAGAGATTACATAGCGGCTTTAGAGATGCAAGTTCGATCCATGACGGCTGTTGCCGAGTTTCTCGGTGGTGGCGGTATCGTTCGAGCGCCGCCGCCGGCTTATCGGCTTGGTTCTAATGTCGACTCTTAA